A DNA window from Streptomyces sp. B21-083 contains the following coding sequences:
- a CDS encoding FAD-dependent monooxygenase, whose amino-acid sequence MSELPTATQVLVAGGGPVGLATAVELGRRGIRCVVIEPRESVSHARPRCKTVNIRTMEHLRRWGLADPLRERAPLPVDWSKSIVFCTSLAGYELSRFTGVLGLADGGDRYTERGQQVPQFVLEELLREAVDGIDPCTLVTGWSVEGLTQKPDEVQVAVTDGEGRRAVITAEYVVGADGSRSAVREAIGACYVGETALRPNFGMVFRAPGLLENVAHGPAIQYWTVNPDAPGILGPLDQDDTWWCVAFAMDRESGLAHGREWIRAATGTDMDVEILSTDPWTARMQLADRVGDGRVFLVGDAAHLNPPFGGHGLNTGIGDAVDLGWKLAAVLDGWGGPHLLASYGSERRPLQDLVIAEATANMKALPVDLGSPELQAEGWAGDRAREAAGERIQETKHAEFHALDLVLDTGYDDSPIVVPGATQGRGRPGYRLPHVRLGENGSLYDELGAGMSLVLVDGRSAAATEAADGFRTAATRRAVPLTVVDLHRPDLHDRFGSGILLVRPDQHIAWAADEAPAEPWSILDRVRGA is encoded by the coding sequence ATGAGCGAATTGCCGACGGCGACGCAGGTCCTGGTGGCCGGAGGCGGCCCGGTGGGTCTCGCCACGGCCGTCGAACTTGGCCGACGGGGCATCCGCTGCGTGGTGATCGAGCCACGCGAAAGCGTCTCGCACGCCCGGCCCCGCTGCAAGACGGTCAACATCCGCACCATGGAGCATCTGCGCCGTTGGGGTCTCGCCGACCCCTTGCGCGAGCGGGCACCGTTGCCCGTCGACTGGTCCAAGAGCATCGTCTTCTGCACCTCGCTCGCCGGGTACGAACTGTCCCGGTTCACCGGCGTGCTGGGCCTGGCTGACGGCGGCGACCGTTATACCGAACGGGGCCAACAGGTACCGCAGTTCGTGCTGGAGGAACTGCTGCGTGAGGCGGTGGACGGCATCGACCCGTGCACGCTGGTGACCGGCTGGTCGGTCGAGGGCCTCACCCAGAAACCCGACGAGGTCCAGGTGGCCGTGACCGACGGCGAGGGGCGGCGCGCCGTCATCACCGCCGAGTACGTGGTGGGAGCCGACGGCTCACGCAGCGCGGTCCGGGAGGCCATTGGGGCGTGCTATGTGGGGGAGACCGCTCTGCGCCCCAACTTCGGCATGGTCTTCCGGGCGCCCGGGCTCCTGGAGAACGTCGCGCACGGCCCCGCGATCCAGTACTGGACCGTCAACCCGGACGCGCCCGGCATCCTGGGCCCGCTGGACCAGGACGACACGTGGTGGTGCGTGGCCTTCGCCATGGACCGGGAGAGCGGTCTGGCACACGGGCGGGAGTGGATCCGGGCCGCCACCGGAACGGACATGGACGTGGAGATCCTCTCCACCGACCCGTGGACGGCCCGGATGCAACTGGCCGACCGGGTCGGCGACGGCCGGGTCTTCCTCGTCGGTGACGCGGCGCACCTCAATCCGCCCTTCGGCGGGCACGGCCTGAACACAGGCATCGGTGACGCCGTGGACCTGGGCTGGAAGTTGGCCGCGGTCCTCGACGGCTGGGGCGGCCCGCACCTCCTGGCCAGTTACGGGAGCGAACGCCGGCCGCTGCAGGACCTGGTGATCGCGGAGGCGACGGCGAACATGAAGGCCCTCCCCGTAGACCTCGGCTCGCCCGAGCTGCAGGCGGAGGGCTGGGCGGGAGACCGGGCGCGGGAGGCGGCCGGCGAACGGATCCAGGAGACCAAACACGCCGAGTTCCATGCCCTGGACCTCGTTCTGGACACCGGCTACGACGACTCGCCCATCGTCGTGCCGGGGGCGACGCAGGGTCGGGGGCGCCCCGGCTACCGGCTGCCGCATGTCCGGCTTGGCGAGAACGGTTCGCTCTACGACGAACTGGGCGCGGGGATGAGTCTGGTTCTGGTCGACGGCCGAAGCGCGGCCGCGACCGAGGCCGCCGACGGCTTCCGTACGGCGGCCACCCGCCGGGCTGTTCCGCTGACCGTCGTCGATCTGCACCGGCCCGACCTGCACGACCGCTTCGGCAGCGGAATCCTTCTGGTCAGGCCCGACCAGCACATCGCCTGGGCCGCCGACGAGGCCCCCGCCGAGCCCTGGAGCATCCTGGACCGCGTCCGAGGAGCCTGA